GGTGTCGGCCTGTCTGTTGAAGGCTAGGCCTCTGATCTGTTTGACATGGATGGGAATGTACTGGCAGGCCTTCAGATTCACCGTGCTCACCTTCTTCACACCACAGCCTGGCAGGTagacacagagggaggagggggaagagagagcaaAGGTAGAGAAATTATTACAAGAGGTAGCAAATACTTCCCTTTGATATTTTCACATTATACAATCTGTGCAAAAAAACAAATGTCTACAGCTATTTTGTACTGAAAGCGTATCAAAGCTTATCAAAGGTCTTACCGGGCACCAGGGTAGTGTGTGGGGAGGGCTGAGAGGCCAGCAGGCAGCTGAGGGGTTCACAGTAGGACAGCACCCTGCATCCCCCCACCTGGGACACCAGCACGGCCTTGGAGAAGACATAGTGGCCCCCCTGGGTACTGTCCTGTCTCTGAAAGGGCCCAGAGAGAGAAGCCCCTGAGCTCTGTGAGGGCCCACAGCCAGGCTGGGCCATCAGCGTCTTCAGCTCCTAACAGAggtagaagaaagaaaaaaaaagtgaccCACCTGCACTGTTCAATACCAATGGAAGTCAAGTCAAGAATagcagatacagtatgtggtcagAAAAACATTGAAAGTCAGCATACAATCATCATAGTGGATTTAGGGGTAGATTAATCTCAATGATTAGGGCTCGGTATTCTAGTCCACCTGATAAATGGATGGGAGACTGGGGGATGACCGGTAAAGCAATGGGCATAAAGTACCTGTAGCTGCTTGTGCAGTTTCCCACATTCGTCTGTCATCACCTGCAGTTGTAGTCGGCACTGCGCTGACTCCAGTTCAGCCTTTCTACGCAGTGAATGCTCTTGCGCCAGTGacctacacacaacaacacattcagACACACTCACTCTCAACAGCTCCCTCCCTACAGTAGTGAAACAGGTCAGATTCATGCCAATATCAGCAGTTCAGAAAAAAAACTCAAGACGTGAGCAGCTACTTCACCTCTTCATACTCTCCTGCTCGGTGTTGTCCAGAGCCCTCAGCTTGCGCGTGTACAGGAGGACGATATCGGCGCGCTTGGCCTTCTTGTTGCACTGCAGACATACAGCAGAAGATCATTACAAGAGCCAGACGGAGTCTGATGTGACGCCTTCACGTCACTGTCTGCGTATTAAGTAAATTGTTTTTTGCGGGTCATATTTTATGGCGGTATTTTCTCAGATTTAAGTAATTCAGAGGGGAATTCTTAAGTTTCGACTCATTTTTGAATGCTTGAGGAAGCTGCGCCTCCAGCACAGATTCCACCTGGTGCCAGTCACTACAGTGGAAGTAGGAGCTCGTTTTTCCCCCCTTAGGATGGAATAGATTTTCCTTTCTTTCAAATGCCGAGTGCAGACCTTTTTAATTTTCCTGTTCATAGTGGAACCAGGAGCAATTCCAGTCCTCTCCACCCAGACATACcaaggctgacagacagacatgaagacACTGACCTGGGGACACTTGGCTCCCTGGCCCTGGCCCTTCACCCAGCGGTCGATGCAGGTGTAGCCAAAGAGATGTCCGCAGCGCAGGGTGGCCAGCCGATGCTCCCCTGACGTGGTCCAGGGCTCAAAGCAGATGGAGCAGGTCTCCCCTTCCCCCTCATCCCCCTGGGACAATCGAAGGGCCGGTGCACTGGAGGCTAGTGGGTCTGATACAAcctagaggggacagagagatgaTGCATGACATTTCTGACAGTGCATGGGAATAAATTAAAATGGCACACAATGCTACTAGAGAAACTGCACTAACGAGCTAATCATCACCAGCTACattagtactgcagtgcatctcctcctcatggactgtaccagattagccagttcttgcggtgagatgttaccccactcttccaccaaggcacctgcaagttcccggacatttctgggggggaacggccctagccctcaacctccgatccaacaggtcccagatgtgctcaatgggattgagatccgggctcttcgctggtcatggcagaacactgacattcctgtcttgcaggaaatcacacacagaacgagcagtatggctggtggtattgtcatgctggaggatcatgtattcctgctccagagtacaggcatcagtttaatgctcattccttcgacgataaacgcgaatccgaccatcacccctggtgagacaaaaccgcgactcgtcagtgaagagcagtggtccagcgacggtgggtttgtgcccataggcgacggcgatgtctagtgaggacctgccttacaacaggcctacaagccctcagtccagcctctctctgcctattgcagacagtctgagcactgatggagggattgtgcattcctggtgtaattcgggcagttgttgttgccatcctgtacctgtcccgcaggtgtgatgttcggatgtaccgatcctgtgcaggtgttgttacacgtggtctgccactgcgaggacgatcagctgtccatcctgtctccctgtagcgctgtcttaggcgtctcacagtacggacattgcaatttattgccctggccacatctgcagtcctcatgcctccttgcagcatgcctaaggcacattcacacagataagcagggaccctgggcatctttcttttggtgtagaaaggcctctttagtgtccttagttttcataactgtgaccttaattgcctaccgtctgtaagctgttagtgtcttaacgaccgttccacaggtgcatggtcattaattgtttatggttcattgaacaagcatggaaaaccgtgtttaaaccctttacaatgaagatctgtgaagttatttggatttttacaaattatctttcaaagacagggtcctgaaaaagtgtAGGCCTATCACTGGCAATGAATGTGGTCTTACCTCAGGATTCACTTGATTTCCGGTCACGGTCCTCGCAGCCTCTGTGGTTGCATTAGAATCTATACACAGGATGGCATGGTGAGATTAACTCTTTATAGGTTACAGTGGAAAATGGCTATGTATTGATCAGACTTGAGCTTGGTTTACCTGAAGAATAAAGGCCTTCGGGTGGCGTGACTGCAACTGGAGGGTTTGGATGAGAGCTGGAGGGAACGGCCGAATTGGGAGGGTCTACTGCTGGCCCCGGGGGATCTGCCTCATCCTCCGACTCGCTCAGCTCTGTCGTACTCCCAGAGTCGCCCTCGGCCTGGTTGGCTGCAGGGACTCGCAGCAGGAAATCCAGGAAGCTGCTAGCACGAGCAGTGGTCTGGGTGGAGTAGTGCTCCCTGAGGCCTGGCCTTTAACCACACAGAAACAATACAGGTACAATCAATGGGTATAACATGGGGTGAAATAGGTTCTCRATGAAGCATACAATTTTGTCTCCAGTATGGATACACAGTTTACAGGGAATCCAGTCCAACCATAACTACCTGGCTCTCCGCTGCCTCAGGGTGGCTGCTGTGGTGACCCTGGGCTCAATATGACCCTCCCTTCTGATCCTGGATCCAACTTGACCCTCCACTCTGGCTCTGTTCTGACTGAACGCCCAGGTGTTCGGGAGCCGTGGTGGGTCACAGGGAGCTGCGTCTGCCTCGTCCTCTGTTTCACTGCCAGAGTCAGGGATGACAATAGGGAGATCTACCTGGTCTGCCACAACATCTGGCTCTGGTTCCCTACTGGGGGCCCCCAGCTGCAAgtccacctccatcacctccatctCACAACCTATGGGTGGGGGGCTAAAAATTAATTGCCTTCAATAGGCAGGATAACCTGAGATGTTTACAAATGATTTCCCTCTTGACTTCAGTGTTCTCAGACACTAGCGTAGCCAACGGTTTTAATTGCAAGCAAACGTGAGTACAGTGAACCAATTCTGACTGAAGCCACAAAGGGTGACAACAAAAATCAGGTTATGTAACTTGCATGCAATGCTAACTTTTGCTATAAATGCCTCATGgcttag
This portion of the Salvelinus sp. IW2-2015 linkage group LG4q.1:29, ASM291031v2, whole genome shotgun sequence genome encodes:
- the LOC111962201 gene encoding E3 ubiquitin-protein ligase rfwd3.L, producing MEVMEVDLQLGAPSREPEPDVVADQVDLPIVIPDSGSETEDEADAAPCDPPRLPNTWAFSQNRARVEGQVGSRIRREGHIEPRVTTAATLRQRRARPGLREHYSTQTTARASSFLDFLLRVPAANQAEGDSGSTTELSESEDEADPPGPAVDPPNSAVPSSSHPNPPVAVTPPEGLYSSDSNATTEAARTVTGNQVNPEVVSDPLASSAPALRLSQGDEGEGETCSICFEPWTTSGEHRLATLRCGHLFGYTCIDRWVKGQGQGAKCPQCNKKAKRADIVLLYTRKLRALDNTEQESMKRSLAQEHSLRRKAELESAQCRLQLQVMTDECGKLHKQLQELKTLMAQPGCGPSQSSGASLSGPFQRQDSTQGGHYVFSKAVLVSQVGGCRVLSYCEPLSCLLASQPSPHTTLVPGCGVKKVSTVNLKACQYIPIHVKQIRGLAFNRQADTLLLSAALDNTIKLTSLMTNTVVQTYNTGKPVWSCCWCLDNNNYVYAGLSNGSVLVYDTRDTSTHVQELQPLRSRCPVASLSYVPRAASSSFPCGGLIAGSLDGGCFWEQVDGTTYRPHILPLETGGCIDIQVQPESRHCLVTYRPGRSKPSLRCVLMELNRTPQQDAAQEPSCSCYPVQTFSAGSSCKLLTKNAVFRSPAGEGSTLVCAGDEATNSTMVWDAGSGTLIQKLSADLPVLDICPFEVNQGSYLASLTEKMLKIYKWE